A window of the Helianthus annuus cultivar XRQ/B chromosome 4, HanXRQr2.0-SUNRISE, whole genome shotgun sequence genome harbors these coding sequences:
- the LOC110936539 gene encoding GPI transamidase component PIG-T: MSRFLSISILLLFVLHVSSESAGEEEFTEELLFRPLPDRKVLSHFHFESRAPPTNSYGHHHRLFPKAIYQLVHKYRIKQMELSFTQGRWNYDSWGGFDPIASSNAKPPGVELWAVFGVPPDQVDASWKNLTHTLSGLFCASINFLESSTAYSAPDWSFRSLSGNLRYGSLPREAVCTENLTPWLKLLPCRDKSGLSSLMNRPSIYSGFYHSQRLHLTSDEFDPVALHGIMLEQTLTIVLQPDSLETHPSFSGSRKLQPSWSMSSLFGKTVDGKCALAKSSNVYVQLEGSLVYNMKNTWNSIDSYEGDSNFGFTVSPDRMMKEINSIDKEGYSILYGFSINNDHSSKPFDLGFWWKLPVTWSCVKAPLRVSRFLMGSGNEKGAIALSLQSTEWSQSLLKADNNGEKCNLRVDVFQLVPWYIKVYYHTTKIYVDGASQSLGDIIEKMSVSPSEDKVSPGVMEMILRLPCDMKSASLTLEFDKGFLHIDEYPPDANQGFDIPSAIISYPDFQTRLQYKLDTTSIKSPMVSKMQERRTILSYTEVLLVPLTTPDFSMPYNVITITCTVFALYFGSLLNALRRRVGEEERLRKSKDKSTGKLRLLLSKLSAKLRGKPWEPPSSTPPSSSSKFISTKVVIKIILIAAIAFGWQYYDG; encoded by the exons ATGTCTCGTTTTCTATCAATCTCCATATTACTGTTATTCGTACTCCACGTTTCCTCTGAATCCGCCGGAGAAGAAGAATTCACGGAGGAGCTGTTGTTCCGGCCGCTTCCTGATCGGAAAGTTCTTTCGCATTTTCACTTCGAGAGTAGAGCTCCGCCTACAAATTCGTATGGACATCACCACCGGCTTTTTCCCAAAGCTATTTATCAGCTG GTTCACAAATACCGAATAAAACAAATGGAATTATCTTTCACTCAAGGTCGTTGGAACTACGACAGCTGGGGTGGTTTTGACCCTATTGCAAGCAGCAACGCCAAACCTCCTGGAGTCGAATTATGGGCTGTTTTCGGTGTTCCTCCAGATCAGGTTGACGCTTCTTGGAAAAACCTAACACACACACTTTCAGGCCTTTTTTGTGCTTCAATCAACTTTCTAGAATCTTCCACCGCCTATTCTGCTCCTGATTGGAGCTTTCGCTCACTTTCAGGAAATTTACGATACGGTTCATTACCTCGAGAGGCTGTCTGCACCGAGAATCTGACTCCGTGGTTAAAATTACTTCCATGCCGAGACAAATCTGGGCTTTCCTCATTAATGAACAGACCGTCAATTTACAGTGGATTTTATCATTCTCAACGGTTACATTTAACTTCCGATGAGTTTGATCCAGTGGCTTTGCATGGAATCATGCTTGAACAAACCCTCACAATTGTTCTTCAACCAGATTCTTTGGAAACTCACCCTTCATTCTCTGGCAGTAGAAAATTACAACCGAGCTGGAGTATGAGTTCATTATTCGGAAAAACGGTTGATGGAAAATGCGCTCTTGCTAAGTCTAGTAACGTTTACGTTCAACTTGAGGGGAGCTTGGTTTATAACATGAAAAACACATGGAACAGTATTGACAGTTACGAGGGTGATTCAAACTTTGGATTTACTGTTTCTCCAGACAGAATGATGAAAGAAATTAACAGTATCGATAAAGAAGGCTATTCTATCTTATATGGTTTCTCAATTAATAATGACCATAGCTCTAAACCGTTTGATTTGGGATTCTGGTGGAAGCTTCCGGTAACTTGGTCATGTGTGAAGGCGCCATTACGTGTAAGTCGGTTTCTAATGGGAAGTGGGAATGAGAAGGGTGCTATTGCTCTCTCTTTGCAgtcaacagaatggagtcagaGCCTCTTAAAAGCCGACAACAATGGAGAAAAATGTAACTTGCGGGTAGATGTTTTTCAACTTGTGCCTTGGTATATAAAAGTATATTATCATACCACAAAGATATATGTCGATGGGGCATCACAATCTCTTGGAGATATCATTGAAAAGATGAGTGTCTCACCGTCTGAAGATAAGGTGTCCCCTGGAGTAATGGAAATGATCTTAAGATTACCTTGTGACATGAAATCAGCTTCATTAACTTTAGAATTTGACAAG GGTTTCTTGCACATAGATGAGTATCCTCCGGATGCTAACCAAGGGTTTGACATCCCGTCTGCTATAATCAGCTACCCGGATTTCCAGACACGCTTACAGTATAAACTGGATACCACTTCGATTAAGTCACCTATGGTGTCAAAGATGCAG GAAAGAAGAACAATACTGTCTTACACAGAAGTGCTTCTTGTTCCTTTGACAACCCCTGATTTTAGCATGCCTTACAATGTAATCACGATCACATGCACTGTCTTTGCGTTATATTTTGGGTCGTTATTAAATGCATTGAGAAGGCGTGTTGGCGAGGAAGAAAGACTTAGGAAAAGCAAAG ATAAAAGTACTGGTAAGCTCCGATTGCTGTTATCCAAGTTGTCAGCTAAGTTGAGAGGAAAACCTTGGGAACCACCGTCATCAACGCCACCATCTTCATCCTCTAAATTCATAAGCACAAAGGTAgttataaaaatcatattaatAGCCGCCATTGCTTTCGGGTGGCAGTATTATGATGGGTGA
- the LOC110936536 gene encoding pentatricopeptide repeat-containing protein At5g27110 — protein sequence MDSTKLIPLMRTVAESKSIKHAQLIHQKIITCGQQNNIAICKNLITLLFSCQLYKSASLVFQSIETPSDITLWNTLISNYTKTYMFDEALQVFEKLLHYSFLKPDSYTYPSVLKACGGLRFVNFGRMVHMHLVKNGFVADVVVTSSLLGMYAKCGRFGLAVKVFDEMPVRDVACWNTVISCYHQDGQYEKALGLFGTMKDHGFEPDSVSFTTAISACAKLTDLERGKEIHDEAVRNGFVSDRFVQAALVDMYGKCGCLETAVRVFEQIPVKNLVSWNSMIAGYSTKGDSKSCIRLLSRMNTEQTKPNSTTLSSSLMACSKSSNLKHGKFIHGYIIKNNIKPDTFIYTSLLDMYFKCGATSSAEYVFEKTPKTNVVEWNSMISGYVTVGLYLEALGVYNDMIAAGVEPDSITITSTLAACSQLGALERGKEIHESVIFGKFESNEIVMGALLDMYTKCGAVDEAQQVFDKLPERDLISWTTMITAYGAHGRAFNALQLFQEMKKLNVKPDRVVFLAVISTCSHAGLVDEGCYYFNQMVNDYGIKPNIADYSCLVDLHGRAGRLHEAYDILRRNASIRDDVELLSTLFSACYLHGDLKLGEEIGGLLIDKNPDDSSTYIVLANMYASIKKWDKARKVRLKMKEMGLRKNPGCAWIEIDKKIEPFFVEDKSIPKADLVYKCLSILSRHMSKDEVLFLNVISDMYMYEC from the coding sequence TGCCAACTGTACAAATCTGCAAGCCTCGTATTTCAATCCATTGAAACCCCTTCAGACATCACTCTATGGAACACTTTGATTTCAAATTACACAAAAACTTACATGTTTGATGAAGCCCTTCAAGTCTTTGAGAAGCTGCTGCACTACAGTTTCTTGAAACCGGATAGTTACACGTATCCTAGCGTTTTAAAGGCTTGTGGTGGACTGAGGTTTGTTAACTTCGGTAGAATGGTTCATATGCATTTGGTGAAAAATGGGTTTGTGGCAGATGTTGTTGTTACGAGTTCTTTGCTTGGTATGTATGCGAAATGTGGTAGATTTGGGTTGGCAgtcaaggtgtttgatgaaatgcctgtgAGAGATGTGGCTTGTTGGAATACTGTGATATCTTGTTATCATCAAGACGGGCAGTATGAGAAAGCGTTAGGTTTGTTTGGGACGATGAAGGATCACGGGTTTGAGCCTGATTCGGTGTCGTTCACCACGGCTATATCGGCCTGTGCTAAGCTTACAGATCTTGAAAGAGGAAAAGAGATTCACGATGAAGCGGTGAGGAATGGTTTTGTATCAGATCGGTTTGTTCAAGCTGCTTTGGTTGACATGTATGGGAAGTGTGGTTGTTTAGAAACGGCTGTGCGAGTTTTCGAGCAAATCCCGGTTAAGAATTTGGTTTCGTGGAACTCTATGATCGCAGGATATAGTACAAAGGGTGATAGCAAATCTTGCATACGTCTTTTGTCAAGGATGAACACCGAACAAACAAAACCGAATTCCACAACGTTAAGCAGTTCACTTATGGCATGTTCTAAATCATCAAACTTGAAACACGGGAAGTTCATCCATGGTTACATAATAAAGAACAACATAAAACCGGACACCTTTATTTACACCTCGTTACTAGACATGTACTTCAAATGCGGAGCAACTTCGTCAGCCGAATACGTCTTTGAAAAAACGCCTAAAACAAATGTTGTCGAGTGGAATTCGATGATCTCTGGGTATGTAACAGTAGGTTTGTATCTTGAAGCACTTGGCGTTTATAACGACATGATTGCAGCGGGGGTAGAACCTGATTCCATCACAATTACTAGCACTTTGGCAGCGTGTTCACAGCTCGGAGCCCTGGAGCGCGGTAAAGAGATTCATGAATCCGTTATCTTTGGCAAGTTTGAATCAAACGAAATAGTTATGGGCGCACTTTTAGACATGTACACAAAATGCGGTGCGGTAGATGAAGCTCAACAAGTTTTCGATAAATTACCGGAACGAGATTTAATTTCTTGGACTACTATGATTACAGCATACGGGGCACACGGGCGAGCATTTAACGCACTTCAACTCTTTCAAGAAATGAAGAAATTGAATGTAAAGCCAGACAGAGTTGTGTTTTTAGCGGTTATTTCGACTTGCAGCCATGCTGGATTAGTTGATGAAGGGTGTTATTATTTTAATCAAATGGTTAACGATTACGGGATAAAACCGAATATAGCGGATTACTCGTGTCTAGTGGATTTACATGGTCGTGCGGGAAGATTACATGAAGCTTATGATATTCTTCGAAGAAATGCAAGCATTAGAGATGATGTTGAGCTTTTGAGCACGTTGTTTTCTGCTTGTTATTTGCATGGGGATTTAAAATTAGGTGAGGAAATAGGGGGTTTGCTTATTGATAAAAATCCTGATGATTCATCGACGTATATTGTATTGGCTAATATGTATGCTTCGATTAAGAAATGGGATAAAGCAAGGAAAGTGAGACTGAAGATGAAAGAGATGGGATTGAGGAAGAATCCTGGGTGTGCTTGGATTGAAATTGACAAAAAGATTGAACCGTTTTTTGTGGAAGATAAATCCATCCCGAAAGCTGATTTGGTGTATAAATGTCTATCGATTCTTTCTCGTCATATGAGCAAGGATGAGGTTTTGTTTCTAAACGTTATATCAGATATGTATATGTATGAATGTTGA